One Panicum virgatum strain AP13 chromosome 9K, P.virgatum_v5, whole genome shotgun sequence genomic region harbors:
- the LOC120648614 gene encoding expansin-A31-like, which yields MTTTEMVKSLIFLCTALAACLALAAADWCQGTATFYGGPDGSDTMGGACGYGNLYNAGYGINNAALSETLFNNGASCGQCYLIICDGSRPGGQYCKPGTAITISATNLCPANDALPNGGWCGPGRPHFDMSQPAWENIGIYQAGIIPVLYQQVKCWRNGGVRFSIAGFNYFLLVNIQNLAGSGSVGAALIKGDNTGWIQMTRNWGANWQALSGLVGQGLSFAVASTGGQYIEFLNVVPAWWQFGMTFNTYQNFDY from the exons ATGACGACCACGGAAATGGTCAAGTCCCTGATCTTCTTGTGCACAGCGCTCGCGGCGtgcctcgcgctcgccgccgccgactggtGTCAGGGCACCGCCACGTTCTACGGCGGACCCGACGGTTCCGACACCATGG GCGGCGCGTGTGGGTACGGCAACTTGTACAACGCCGGGTACGGCATCAATAACGCGGCGCTGAGCGAGACGCTGTTCAACAACGGCGCGTCATGCGGGCAGTGCTACCTCATCATCTGCGACGGGTCACGACCAGGCGGCCAGTACTGCAAGCCCGGCACGGCGATCACGATCTCGGCCACCAACCTGTGCCCGGCCAACGACGCGCTGCCCAACGGCGGCTGGTGCGGCCCGGGGCGCCCCCACTTCGACATGTCACAGCCGGCGTGGGAGAACATCGGCATCTACCAGGCCGGCATCATCCCGGTCCTGTACCAGCAGGTGAAGTGCTGGCGCAACGGTGGCGTGCGCTTCAGCATCGCCGGGTTCAACTACTTCCTTCTCGTCAACATCCAGAACCTCGCCGGCAGCGGCTCCGTGGGCGCAGCCTTGATCAAGGGCGACAACACCGGGTGGATCCAGATGACCAGGAACTGGGGAGCCAACTGGCAGGCGCTCTCCGGACTAGTCGGACAGGGGCTCAGCTTCGCCGTGGCCAGCACGGGCGGGCAGTACATTGAGTTCCTCAACGTCGTGCCAGCGTGGTGGCAGTTCGGCATGACCTTCAACACGTACCAGAATTTCGACTACTGA